In a genomic window of Pleurocapsa sp. PCC 7319:
- a CDS encoding sulfotransferase domain-containing protein, translating into MSFSPQVFLIGAQKAGTTTLASLLSQHPDICLAKTKEPHYFTGNSHRSSAWYQAQFPNYQDAICIDASTSYSFAPLSLENSYQSKKCFHNIPQRIHALNPNAKFIYLLREPIKRTYSSYWHSFNTGREDRSFPDAIKKDFFYVDVSNYYGQLALWLEYFSLDSFLFVLFEDMKNDPRQLVQKCFNFLGVGSDDIQINLQQHRNKTQNVNYAGRQFNRIFKELDYSGFGFIAPSKVRKFINTHTVDSHKIIPNISEAESNYLQEYFYEKNRNLARLTGLSLSQWQL; encoded by the coding sequence ATGTCGTTCTCCCCTCAAGTCTTCCTCATTGGTGCTCAAAAAGCAGGCACTACCACCCTAGCCTCTTTACTTTCACAGCATCCTGACATTTGCCTGGCTAAAACCAAAGAACCACATTATTTTACAGGTAATAGTCATCGAAGTTCAGCTTGGTATCAAGCTCAATTTCCTAACTATCAAGATGCAATCTGTATTGATGCCTCAACAAGTTATTCCTTTGCCCCCCTGAGTTTAGAAAATTCATACCAATCAAAAAAATGCTTTCATAATATTCCCCAAAGAATTCATGCTCTTAATCCTAACGCCAAATTTATTTATCTCTTAAGAGAACCAATTAAGAGAACTTACTCAAGTTACTGGCATAGCTTTAATACCGGAAGAGAAGATCGCAGCTTTCCCGATGCCATCAAAAAAGACTTTTTCTATGTTGATGTCAGTAATTACTATGGACAGTTAGCATTGTGGCTAGAATACTTCTCCCTAGATTCTTTTCTGTTTGTATTATTTGAGGATATGAAAAATGATCCTCGGCAGCTGGTTCAAAAGTGTTTTAACTTTTTAGGAGTTGGCTCTGATGATATTCAAATCAATTTACAACAACATAGAAATAAAACCCAGAATGTTAACTATGCTGGTCGTCAATTTAACAGAATATTTAAAGAATTAGACTACTCTGGATTTGGTTTTATCGCACCATCTAAAGTAAGAAAATTTATCAATACACACACAGTAGATTCCCATAAGATCATTCCTAATATTTCAGAAGCAGAATCTAACTATCTCCAAGAATACTTTTATGAGAAAAATCGCAATTTAGCTCGATTAACTGGTCTGTCACTTAGTCAATGGCAGTTGTGA
- a CDS encoding sulfotransferase family 2 domain-containing protein: MEEPVIIFQHIPKTAGTTFRYIIQYQFPPSAICELYGSSGPHIQRINKLQNLSESQRKKIKIINTHLGFGLHNYLQQPYTYITFLREPVNRAISMYYYYQKTKNFRFSNLSLREFVQSYGGVQNGMTKNLSGIVLESQLSDGDRSQKFFCTEESLKIAQENIQKHFKFVGISERFDESLMLLQKQLGWKIPLYDRSNISKKPNNIDQDTIKLIEELNQFDSQLYQYAVTIFEQLIEEQGATFTQEFAEFQKANQSGSHKLYYRVNSIYNRAVNRIYKELVKS; this comes from the coding sequence ATGGAAGAACCAGTAATTATATTTCAACATATTCCCAAAACAGCAGGGACTACATTCAGATATATCATTCAATATCAGTTTCCACCCAGTGCTATCTGTGAACTGTACGGCTCTTCAGGACCTCATATTCAACGGATTAATAAACTACAAAATTTATCTGAATCTCAAAGAAAGAAAATCAAGATTATTAATACCCATTTAGGCTTTGGCTTGCATAATTACTTACAGCAGCCTTATACATATATCACGTTTTTACGTGAGCCCGTTAATCGGGCAATTTCAATGTATTACTATTATCAAAAAACTAAAAATTTTAGATTCTCAAATTTATCACTGCGAGAATTTGTCCAGTCCTACGGTGGTGTTCAAAATGGTATGACTAAAAACTTATCGGGAATAGTTCTGGAAAGTCAATTATCCGATGGCGATCGCAGTCAAAAATTTTTCTGTACTGAGGAAAGTCTTAAAATTGCTCAAGAAAATATTCAAAAGCATTTCAAATTTGTGGGTATTTCGGAGAGATTTGATGAAAGCTTGATGCTGTTGCAAAAGCAACTAGGCTGGAAAATCCCGCTATACGATCGAAGTAATATTTCTAAAAAACCCAATAATATCGACCAAGACACCATAAAACTAATAGAAGAGCTTAATCAATTTGATTCTCAGCTCTATCAATATGCAGTAACTATTTTTGAGCAACTGATTGAAGAACAAGGCGCTACGTTTACTCAAGAATTTGCCGAATTTCAAAAAGCCAATCAGTCTGGTTCCCATAAACTTTATTACAGAGTAAATTCTATCTATAATCGAGCCGTAAATAGAATTTATAAAGAATTAGTCAAATCATAG